The genomic interval ATTGCGAAAGCCGAAGTGGTGAAGCAGAGAGGAAATAAGTTTTTTGTTTGGGTGAAGATCAGAAATGCCGAACAAGAAGTGTTCCGTGCGAAGTTCATCATGGTCACGCTGGAGCAAAAAGGGGAGATTGCCAGATGAGGATCGCAGTAGACGCGATGGGCAGTGATTATGCACCACGTGAGATTGTTCTCGGTGCGATAGATGCTGTCCGTGAATATGGATATGAAGTTGTCTTGGTCGGTGACCAAGAGCAGATAGAAAAAGAGCTGAATGCATGGGGCGATTGGAAGAAGCTTGCGATCACTGTTCACCATGCGTCGGAGATCATTACAATGGACGAGGCGCCGAGCGTTGCTGTGCGCAAGAAGAAAGATGCTTCGCTCGTTGTTGCGACGCGTCTTGTTCGTCAAAAAGAATGTGATGCGGTCATCTCGGCAGGCTCTACGGGCGCAGGTGTTGCGGCGGCGCTCTTTGGTCTTGGTCGTATCAAAGGTATAGAACGTCCAGCGATCGCAACGCCGATCCCGAATACGGCGGGCGGTACGACGGTATTGGTCGATTCGGGTGCAACGGTCGACAGTAAGCCGATCCACTTGGTACACAATGCTATCATGGGTTCTCTGTATGCGGAGAACGTACTTGGGATCGATCGTCCGCGTGTAGGTCTTCTCAACATTGGTGAAGAAGAAGGAAAAGGTAATGAGCA from Selenomonadales bacterium carries:
- the plsX gene encoding phosphate acyltransferase PlsX: MRIAVDAMGSDYAPREIVLGAIDAVREYGYEVVLVGDQEQIEKELNAWGDWKKLAITVHHASEIITMDEAPSVAVRKKKDASLVVATRLVRQKECDAVISAGSTGAGVAAALFGLGRIKGIERPAIATPIPNTAGGTTVLVDSGATVDSKPIHLVHNAIMGSLYAENVLGIDRPRVGLLNIGEEEGKGNEQAKATFPLLKALDCIRYIGNAEGRDIPKGNVDVVVCDGFVGNVVLKFGEGLVSSLKTMLKEHIKKSSIWVKLAAAVMLPALKKLGKKMDHNEYGGAPLLGINGCFIICHGSSKAKAIKNAIRVAAEYKKSRVVEHIKNHIVQEDNSTNE